A region of Rhizorhabdus wittichii RW1 DNA encodes the following proteins:
- a CDS encoding Alcohol dehydrogenase, zinc-binding domain protein (PFAM: Alcohol dehydrogenase, zinc-binding domain protein; Alcohol dehydrogenase GroES domain protein), producing the protein MKLVCVSEFGPPEALRIVDAPEPVPAAGQALVAIETIGLGYMDTAARRGESYLVSSPGFVPGYEVAGTVAAIGNGVDASWLGRRVFAILRQGGGCAERLTVPANELIPLPDDISCENAVAAGLNALVAQVGVARLPITDTDQVLVRGAGGGIGLMCVQYAALRGGTVVATSSSRERGERLLALGASSIWNRLDSDLDGPAAFDIIIDTIIGQDLPAFFDRLGDNAHYLFCGGVGGLPPADFGMKLIEHFHKSPTVHAFSLNSATLDEVAREAAILFEHIAAGRISSVVDSVMPMADIVEAHRKLDAGQAFGKIILRPDGGA; encoded by the coding sequence ATGAAGCTGGTATGCGTTAGCGAGTTCGGGCCGCCCGAAGCGCTGCGAATCGTCGACGCTCCGGAACCCGTGCCCGCCGCCGGCCAAGCACTGGTCGCGATCGAGACGATCGGGCTGGGCTATATGGACACGGCAGCGCGCCGGGGCGAAAGTTATCTGGTATCATCGCCGGGCTTTGTTCCGGGATATGAGGTGGCCGGAACCGTCGCGGCCATCGGCAACGGCGTCGATGCATCATGGCTCGGCCGGCGGGTCTTCGCGATCCTGCGGCAGGGCGGCGGCTGCGCCGAGCGCCTGACGGTGCCGGCGAACGAACTCATCCCGCTGCCCGACGACATATCCTGCGAGAACGCGGTCGCCGCCGGGCTGAACGCGCTGGTCGCGCAGGTCGGGGTCGCCCGATTGCCGATCACCGACACCGACCAGGTCCTGGTGCGCGGCGCCGGCGGCGGCATCGGCCTGATGTGCGTCCAATATGCGGCGCTGCGCGGCGGCACGGTGGTCGCGACCAGCTCGTCGAGGGAGCGCGGCGAACGGCTCCTCGCGCTCGGCGCCTCGTCGATCTGGAACCGGCTCGACAGCGATCTGGACGGTCCCGCCGCGTTCGACATCATCATCGACACGATCATCGGGCAGGATCTTCCCGCCTTCTTCGACCGGCTCGGCGACAACGCCCATTATCTCTTCTGTGGCGGCGTCGGCGGCTTACCCCCCGCCGACTTCGGCATGAAGCTGATCGAGCATTTCCACAAATCGCCGACCGTCCACGCCTTCAGCCTCAACTCGGCCACGCTCGACGAGGTCGCACGCGAAGCGGCCATCCTGTTCGAGCATATCGCAGCCGGGCGGATATCATCGGTCGTCGACAGCGTCATGCCCATGGCCGACATCGTCGAGGCCCATCGCAAGCTGGACGCCGGCCAGGCCTTCGGCAAGATCATCCTCCGGCCGGATGGCGGGGCATGA
- a CDS encoding Recombination protein MgsA (PFAM: magnesium chelatase, ChlI subunit; AAA ATPase, central domain protein; ATPase associated with various cellular activities, AAA_5~SMART: AAA ATPase): MDLFNEAGPDASSVPCDVETRPLAERLRPTRIEDVVGQEHLTGPDAPLARMVAARRLSSIIFWGPPGIGKTTLARLLADLVGMRFEAFSATDVTVAGLKAAYAEAKRHLRMGKRTVLFLDESHRAARNITETLLPVMEDGTITAILATTEAPSFTLPKGITSRARVLTLNPLDTGGLTQLLDRAEQHCGVQLNLTDEARIALFEQAGGDGRYFLNMVEDLLDAPAMEPLAPEDLRRILSRRIANYDRQGDGHYELASAFQKSIRGSDPDAALYYGARLVQAGEDPRFILRRLLVMASEEVAMADPTILGVVAAALDTFQHVGMPEAKYALAQAIVAVATAPKSNAVYLAWKQAMALAEATPNVRPPRRILNAPTELHRSLGFKTDYEYSHDWPNAFSAQNYWPDELGRHRFYAPNERGFEATIKRRVEHWNGLREERDRRDADG; the protein is encoded by the coding sequence ATGGATCTGTTCAACGAGGCCGGGCCCGACGCCTCTTCCGTGCCATGCGACGTCGAGACCCGGCCGCTTGCGGAACGGCTCCGTCCGACACGTATCGAGGATGTCGTCGGGCAGGAGCATCTGACTGGCCCCGATGCGCCTCTTGCCCGCATGGTGGCTGCCCGGCGGCTCAGCTCGATCATCTTCTGGGGGCCTCCGGGGATCGGCAAGACGACACTGGCGCGTCTGCTTGCCGATCTTGTCGGCATGCGTTTCGAGGCATTCTCGGCCACCGATGTTACGGTCGCCGGGCTGAAGGCGGCCTATGCGGAGGCGAAACGGCATCTGCGCATGGGCAAACGGACCGTGCTCTTTCTCGACGAAAGTCACAGGGCGGCCCGAAACATCACCGAAACGCTGCTCCCGGTCATGGAGGATGGCACGATCACCGCCATCCTCGCGACGACCGAGGCACCATCATTCACGCTCCCAAAGGGTATCACGTCGCGCGCCCGCGTCCTCACGCTCAATCCGCTCGATACCGGCGGCCTGACCCAACTCCTCGATCGTGCCGAGCAGCATTGCGGTGTCCAGCTCAACCTGACCGATGAGGCGAGGATCGCGCTTTTCGAACAGGCCGGCGGCGACGGGCGCTACTTCCTCAACATGGTTGAGGACCTGCTCGATGCGCCGGCCATGGAGCCCCTCGCGCCTGAGGATCTCCGGCGCATCCTGTCGCGCCGCATCGCCAACTATGATCGCCAGGGCGACGGCCATTATGAGCTGGCCAGCGCCTTCCAGAAATCGATCCGTGGCAGCGATCCGGACGCGGCCCTCTATTATGGCGCCCGCCTGGTCCAGGCGGGCGAGGATCCGCGCTTCATCCTGCGCCGGCTGCTGGTAATGGCCTCGGAAGAGGTCGCGATGGCCGATCCCACGATATTGGGTGTCGTTGCCGCAGCGCTCGATACCTTTCAGCATGTCGGCATGCCCGAGGCCAAATATGCGCTGGCCCAGGCGATCGTGGCGGTCGCCACCGCGCCGAAGTCCAACGCCGTCTACCTCGCCTGGAAGCAGGCGATGGCGCTGGCGGAAGCGACGCCGAACGTCCGGCCGCCACGGCGCATCCTGAACGCGCCGACCGAGCTGCACCGATCGCTCGGCTTCAAGACGGACTATGAATATTCGCATGACTGGCCGAACGCCTTTTCGGCGCAGAATTACTGGCCGGACGAGCTGGGCCGCCACCGCTTCTATGCGCCGAACGAGCGTGGTTTCGAGGCGACGATCAAGCGGCGGGTAGAGCATTGGAACGGCCTGCGCGAGGAGAGGGATCGGCGCGACGCGGACGGATGA
- a CDS encoding alpha/beta hydrolase fold (PFAM: alpha/beta hydrolase fold), with product MNRSNPMFADKYERGIAMKDSFVSTSLGRVHLRTIGDGPILFLMHSVGNSAFEFDALAPLLADRWQVVSWDMPGHGDSSRPSRFVSLTEFADLAVEIACGLGHGKPVLGGSSVGAAITINAVERHADRLSAIVSIELPISRTGEWWERNWLTVETITTLDDEAEKFGNGRYRKWSPALATRQRIDRAKVGPHQLMQVLWAGREDTDAYQRRIRSIRIPSLFIVGDKGDAPETEEILATLNPNAKLATIEDAGHFPHSDDPAGVAAAILSEIALS from the coding sequence GTGAACCGCTCAAATCCAATGTTCGCCGATAAATATGAGAGAGGTATCGCCATGAAAGACTCGTTCGTATCGACTTCCCTCGGCCGCGTTCATCTCCGTACTATTGGTGACGGGCCGATTCTTTTCCTCATGCACAGCGTTGGTAATTCGGCTTTCGAGTTCGATGCGCTGGCGCCGCTCCTGGCAGACCGCTGGCAGGTCGTGTCGTGGGACATGCCCGGGCACGGCGATTCCAGTCGCCCGTCGCGCTTTGTGTCCCTGACCGAGTTCGCCGATCTCGCGGTTGAAATCGCCTGCGGCCTCGGGCACGGAAAGCCGGTTCTTGGCGGCAGTTCGGTCGGAGCGGCGATCACCATAAACGCGGTCGAGCGACATGCGGATCGTCTGAGCGCCATCGTGTCGATCGAGCTTCCGATCAGCCGCACCGGCGAGTGGTGGGAACGGAATTGGTTGACGGTCGAAACCATAACGACCCTTGACGATGAAGCCGAGAAATTCGGCAATGGCCGTTACCGCAAATGGTCGCCCGCTCTCGCCACCAGGCAGCGCATCGATCGAGCCAAGGTCGGTCCGCATCAGCTGATGCAGGTTCTGTGGGCCGGGCGCGAAGATACGGACGCGTACCAGCGGCGAATTCGGAGCATTAGGATCCCGAGCCTCTTCATCGTCGGCGACAAAGGCGACGCACCTGAAACCGAGGAAATACTCGCTACGCTCAACCCCAATGCCAAGCTTGCGACGATCGAAGATGCCGGTCATTTCCCGCACAGCGATGATCCCGCCGGCGTAGCGGCGGCTATCCTGTCCGAAATAGCGCTCTCTTGA
- a CDS encoding 5-carboxymethyl-2-hydroxymuconate Delta-isomerase (PFAM: fumarylacetoacetate (FAA) hydrolase) — translation MKLVRYDAGAGARIGVVKADGIVDLTAARLGWTTMMEIISAGAETLDAIAGIVARDDASVALDGVRLLAPIERPGKYLAIGMNYAKHRDEADKLGIASPQHQLWFNKQTSCLSGPFDAIDPGVSEKLDYEVELAAVIGRAAKRVSEADAPGHVFGYMVANDVSARDWQFHSQTFTMGKSFDTHGPIGPWIVTADEIADPHALGLRCFVNGEKRQDSNTSEMVASLWDQIAYLSTAFTLEPGDLIATGTPHGVGAALEPPIFLKPGDVVRCEIDGIGAIENMVVAPR, via the coding sequence ATGAAGCTGGTTCGATATGATGCGGGGGCGGGCGCGCGCATCGGCGTGGTGAAGGCGGATGGGATCGTCGACCTGACCGCGGCCCGCCTGGGCTGGACGACGATGATGGAGATCATCTCGGCCGGCGCCGAGACGCTGGACGCGATCGCCGGCATCGTGGCGCGTGACGATGCGTCGGTCGCGCTCGACGGTGTGCGACTGCTGGCCCCCATCGAGCGGCCCGGCAAATATCTCGCGATCGGCATGAACTATGCCAAGCATCGCGACGAAGCCGACAAGCTGGGAATCGCGAGCCCGCAGCATCAGCTCTGGTTCAACAAGCAGACGAGTTGCCTGTCGGGTCCGTTCGATGCGATCGACCCCGGCGTCTCCGAGAAGCTGGATTATGAAGTGGAGCTGGCCGCCGTCATCGGCCGGGCCGCCAAGCGGGTGTCGGAGGCCGACGCGCCGGGCCATGTGTTCGGCTATATGGTGGCGAACGACGTGTCCGCCCGCGACTGGCAATTCCATTCGCAGACCTTCACCATGGGCAAGTCGTTCGACACCCATGGGCCGATCGGTCCCTGGATCGTCACGGCGGACGAAATCGCGGATCCGCATGCTCTGGGGCTGCGCTGCTTCGTGAACGGCGAGAAGCGGCAGGACAGCAATACCAGCGAGATGGTGGCCAGCCTGTGGGACCAGATCGCCTATTTGTCGACCGCGTTCACGCTGGAGCCCGGCGACCTGATCGCGACCGGAACGCCGCATGGCGTCGGCGCTGCGCTGGAGCCGCCGATCTTCCTCAAGCCCGGCGATGTCGTGCGCTGCGAGATCGACGGGATCGGCGCGATCGAGAATATGGTCGTCGCGCCGCGCTGA
- a CDS encoding TonB-dependent receptor (PFAM: TonB-dependent receptor; TonB-dependent receptor, plug) produces MKSKRYLVGSSMLSVATLLSVQPALAQTTAPADSGLNEIVVTAQKREENINKVPMSITAATGEQLRSVGVAQVRDLVKITPGLTYADSGVGTPVYTVRGIGFSDIALAGRPTVTVYADQAPLPFSSEARGAALDLERVEILKGPQGTLFGTNSTGGAINFVAAKPTNDLQAGADFSYGRFNSHQIGGFVSGPISSTLSARLAVQHDGMDAWQKSYTTDRKLGVQDFWNGRLTLDWAPSDRLKTSFTLNRWIDHSDTQAQQFIAYRPTTPAPVPELTGYPVAPHNARAADFDTDKSYRRDNDFIQANFRVDYDVADALTLTSLTSYSRYRENQLADLDGTTVNNSYFQTIGRLRSISQELRLSGSIADRGHFTIGANYADDDTSEVNPTFSPVSSVSNLFSGLFGTPLPVTFTTDTNQDSVTKAVFANFDYDLTDAINVYAGGRYTDFRTKFTGCAGDSGDGVAATIFSVLNGSPVLPGQCFTVTEAGTAGVVRSTLKQDNFSWRAGVQWTLAPRVLVYANVSKGYKAGSFPIVPANSYLSFNPVTQESVLAYEAGFKAGLFNRALQLNGALFHYDYKNKQVLGSVVLPGVGNVLRLLNIPKSRVNGAELEITAAPVTGLKVSAAGTYISSKVTSSFVNVDPFGTPGDFKGQAFPNTPKWQFTGDSEYKWPVSERLNAFLGGNVSYQSETYSQFGELALFKTKAYARLDLRAGIEAEDGKWRASIWGRNVTNTYYYSAATYVQDAVVRYMGQPVTYGVTLAFRYR; encoded by the coding sequence ATGAAGTCCAAACGTTATCTGGTTGGCTCGTCCATGCTCAGCGTCGCGACGTTGCTCTCCGTTCAGCCGGCACTGGCCCAGACGACCGCCCCGGCGGACTCTGGTCTTAACGAGATCGTGGTGACCGCGCAGAAGCGCGAGGAGAACATCAACAAGGTCCCGATGTCGATCACCGCCGCCACCGGCGAGCAGCTTCGCAGCGTCGGCGTCGCGCAGGTCCGCGACCTGGTGAAGATCACTCCCGGCCTCACCTATGCGGACTCGGGCGTCGGCACGCCGGTCTATACGGTGCGCGGCATCGGTTTCAGCGACATCGCGCTGGCGGGTCGCCCCACGGTGACGGTCTATGCCGATCAGGCGCCCCTGCCGTTCAGCAGCGAAGCGCGCGGCGCCGCCCTCGACCTCGAGCGGGTCGAAATCCTGAAAGGGCCGCAGGGCACCCTGTTCGGCACCAATTCCACCGGCGGCGCGATCAACTTCGTCGCGGCGAAGCCGACCAACGACCTGCAGGCCGGCGCGGACTTCAGCTATGGCCGCTTCAATTCGCACCAGATCGGTGGCTTCGTGAGCGGGCCGATCAGCTCCACGCTCAGCGCGCGCCTGGCGGTCCAGCATGACGGCATGGATGCCTGGCAGAAGAGCTACACCACCGATCGCAAGCTTGGCGTCCAGGATTTCTGGAACGGCCGCCTGACGCTCGACTGGGCGCCCAGCGACAGGTTGAAGACCAGCTTCACGCTGAACCGCTGGATCGACCATTCGGATACCCAGGCGCAGCAGTTCATCGCCTACCGGCCGACCACGCCGGCGCCGGTGCCGGAACTGACCGGCTATCCCGTCGCGCCCCACAATGCGCGCGCCGCCGACTTCGATACCGACAAGAGCTATCGCCGGGACAACGACTTCATTCAGGCGAACTTTCGCGTCGACTATGATGTCGCCGACGCACTGACGCTTACCTCGCTGACCTCCTACAGCCGCTACCGTGAAAATCAGCTCGCCGACCTCGACGGCACCACGGTGAACAACAGCTATTTCCAGACTATCGGCAGGCTTCGCTCGATTTCCCAGGAACTCCGCCTCTCCGGATCGATCGCGGATCGCGGACATTTCACGATCGGCGCCAATTACGCCGACGACGACACCAGCGAGGTCAATCCGACCTTCAGCCCGGTCTCCTCCGTTTCGAACCTGTTCTCCGGCCTGTTCGGGACGCCGCTGCCGGTGACCTTCACCACCGATACGAACCAGGATTCGGTCACCAAGGCGGTCTTCGCCAATTTCGACTACGACCTGACCGATGCGATCAACGTCTATGCCGGCGGGCGCTACACCGATTTCCGTACCAAGTTCACCGGCTGCGCGGGCGACAGCGGCGACGGTGTCGCGGCCACGATCTTCAGCGTCCTCAACGGTTCCCCCGTCCTGCCGGGCCAGTGTTTCACGGTCACCGAGGCCGGGACGGCGGGCGTGGTCCGGTCGACCCTGAAGCAGGACAATTTCTCCTGGCGCGCCGGTGTCCAGTGGACCCTGGCCCCGCGCGTCCTGGTCTACGCCAATGTCAGCAAGGGCTATAAGGCCGGCAGCTTCCCGATCGTTCCGGCGAACAGCTATCTCTCGTTCAATCCGGTCACGCAGGAATCGGTGCTGGCCTATGAGGCCGGCTTCAAGGCCGGCCTGTTCAACCGCGCCCTGCAACTCAACGGTGCCCTCTTCCATTATGACTACAAGAACAAGCAGGTGCTGGGCAGCGTCGTGCTGCCGGGCGTCGGCAACGTCCTGCGGCTGCTGAACATCCCCAAGTCGCGCGTCAACGGCGCGGAGCTGGAGATCACCGCGGCTCCGGTGACGGGGCTCAAGGTCTCGGCGGCGGGCACTTATATCAGTTCGAAGGTGACCAGCTCCTTCGTGAACGTCGATCCGTTCGGCACGCCTGGCGACTTCAAGGGGCAAGCCTTCCCCAACACGCCGAAATGGCAGTTCACCGGCGACAGCGAATATAAGTGGCCGGTGAGCGAGCGGCTCAACGCCTTCCTCGGCGGCAATGTCAGCTATCAGAGCGAGACGTACAGCCAGTTTGGCGAACTGGCCCTGTTCAAGACCAAGGCCTATGCGCGGCTCGACCTGCGCGCCGGCATCGAGGCCGAGGACGGGAAATGGCGCGCCTCGATCTGGGGGCGCAATGTAACCAACACCTATTACTACTCGGCTGCCACTTATGTGCAGGATGCCGTCGTTCGCTACATGGGGCAGCCGGTGACATACGGAGTAACGCTGGCGTTTCGATATCGGTGA
- a CDS encoding Amidase (PFAM: Amidase) gives MSELWRLSASEMVRQMAAGEVTSRELVEAHLARIDAVNPRVNAVVRVLRDEALKAAGDADRKRWEGARLGSLHGVPFTIKDCIDVAGLPTTWGSAVLAEAISPVDAPVVEKMRAAGAIPIGRTNLPDFAMRPSTDSSLYGLTRNPWDHDRTAGGSSGGDAAALASGMTPIGLGSDLGGSLRNPANACGIVSVRPSAGRVPIAQQVPGPDQHISNQLMNVQGPMARTVADVRLVLETIIGAHPKDPWAIDAPLVGKPIPSPIRVAVLTTLPGAPLESAVADAVRGAADALANAGYDVVEACPPRYEEAIETWGQIIVGDQRFGAEGVLPLLSPDTLRYFNFYLDGVPPFASSFEMSEALIRRHAIAMEWSAFQEDHPIILGPTWTRVTPGHGYDLEAGSLAGLLETIRPVTPANLLGLPSVCVPSRLDPATGLPIGVLVGGRRFREDICLDAAAIIEAAAGVATPIDPRF, from the coding sequence ATGAGCGAGCTTTGGCGGCTTTCGGCAAGCGAGATGGTCCGGCAGATGGCTGCGGGAGAAGTGACGTCGCGCGAGCTTGTCGAAGCCCACCTCGCCCGGATCGACGCGGTCAATCCGCGGGTCAACGCGGTGGTCCGCGTCCTGCGCGACGAAGCGCTGAAGGCCGCCGGTGACGCCGATCGCAAGCGGTGGGAAGGCGCGCGCCTCGGCTCGCTGCATGGCGTCCCCTTCACGATCAAGGACTGTATCGATGTCGCCGGCCTGCCGACGACCTGGGGCTCCGCTGTGCTGGCCGAAGCGATATCCCCGGTCGACGCGCCTGTGGTGGAGAAGATGCGCGCGGCTGGCGCCATTCCGATCGGGCGCACCAACCTTCCCGACTTCGCCATGCGGCCATCGACCGACAGTTCGCTCTACGGCCTGACGCGCAATCCCTGGGATCATGACCGGACGGCGGGCGGATCGAGCGGTGGCGACGCGGCGGCGCTGGCATCCGGCATGACGCCGATCGGACTGGGATCGGACCTGGGCGGCTCGCTGCGCAATCCCGCCAATGCCTGCGGCATCGTCAGCGTCCGGCCGTCCGCCGGGCGCGTGCCCATCGCGCAGCAGGTTCCGGGTCCGGACCAGCACATCTCCAACCAGTTGATGAACGTCCAGGGCCCGATGGCGCGCACCGTCGCCGATGTCCGCCTCGTCCTCGAAACGATCATCGGCGCCCATCCCAAGGACCCATGGGCCATCGATGCGCCCCTGGTCGGCAAGCCGATCCCGTCGCCGATCCGCGTGGCGGTCCTGACCACCCTGCCCGGCGCGCCGCTGGAAAGCGCCGTGGCGGACGCCGTGCGCGGCGCGGCCGACGCGCTGGCCAATGCCGGCTATGACGTCGTCGAGGCCTGTCCGCCGCGCTATGAGGAAGCGATAGAGACCTGGGGACAGATCATCGTCGGCGACCAGCGCTTCGGCGCCGAAGGGGTGCTGCCGCTGCTCAGTCCCGATACGCTGCGCTATTTCAACTTCTACCTGGACGGCGTTCCGCCCTTCGCCAGTTCCTTCGAGATGTCGGAGGCCCTCATCCGCCGCCACGCCATCGCAATGGAATGGTCGGCATTCCAGGAAGACCATCCCATCATCCTGGGTCCGACCTGGACCCGCGTGACACCAGGTCATGGCTATGATCTGGAGGCAGGGAGCCTGGCGGGCCTGCTGGAGACCATCCGGCCGGTGACGCCCGCCAATCTGCTCGGCCTGCCGTCGGTCTGCGTGCCGAGCCGGCTCGATCCGGCGACCGGACTGCCGATCGGCGTGCTCGTCGGCGGCCGACGCTTCCGCGAGGACATCTGCCTCGATGCGGCCGCAATCATCGAGGCCGCCGCCGGGGTCGCGACGCCGATCGATCCCCGTTTCTGA
- a CDS encoding short-chain dehydrogenase/reductase SDR (PFAM: NAD-dependent epimerase/dehydratase; short-chain dehydrogenase/reductase SDR; KR): MTDARLPFGLDDRVAIVTGAGRGIGREIARVFARAGAHVVVATRTAGPGEETVQLIEAEGGSARLMIVDLGQRADAVSLIEETARQFGRIDIVVHNAGVFPFVTVDDISDEDLENTLNVNLKAAFWLTKAAAPILRASPSPRLLFTSSLSGPRFSAATMVHYGASKAGLNGFIKGAAIEYGPDRITVNGVEPGAILTDATRAMGGPERQAAVAAAIPARRLGEPEDIAYAMLFLASDQASYITGQTIVVDGGISIRVPV; encoded by the coding sequence ATGACAGACGCCAGATTGCCGTTCGGCCTCGATGATCGGGTCGCCATCGTCACCGGCGCCGGGCGCGGCATCGGCCGGGAGATCGCCCGCGTCTTCGCGCGCGCCGGTGCCCATGTCGTCGTCGCCACCCGCACCGCCGGACCGGGCGAGGAGACGGTCCAGCTGATCGAGGCGGAGGGCGGCAGCGCCCGGCTGATGATCGTGGATCTCGGGCAGCGCGCCGACGCCGTCTCGCTGATCGAGGAGACCGCCCGCCAGTTCGGCCGCATCGACATCGTTGTGCACAATGCCGGGGTGTTCCCCTTCGTCACCGTCGACGACATTTCCGACGAGGATCTGGAAAACACCCTCAACGTCAACCTGAAGGCCGCCTTCTGGCTGACCAAGGCGGCCGCGCCGATCCTGCGCGCCTCGCCCTCCCCGCGCCTGCTGTTCACCTCATCGCTCAGCGGCCCGCGCTTCTCCGCCGCGACCATGGTCCATTACGGCGCGTCCAAGGCCGGCCTCAACGGCTTCATCAAGGGCGCGGCGATCGAATATGGGCCCGATCGCATCACCGTGAACGGCGTCGAGCCCGGTGCCATCCTGACCGACGCGACCAGGGCGATGGGCGGCCCCGAACGGCAGGCTGCCGTGGCCGCCGCCATTCCCGCCCGCCGGCTCGGCGAGCCCGAGGACATCGCCTACGCCATGCTCTTCCTGGCGTCGGATCAGGCCAGCTATATCACCGGGCAGACCATCGTCGTCGACGGCGGCATTTCGATCCGGGTGCCCGTCTGA
- a CDS encoding major facilitator superfamily MFS_1 (PFAM: major facilitator superfamily MFS_1), which translates to MTAALLALIVGSSFFCRMALNSLQESLQTGMGLNDNQVALVQGTAMAIPAVLGGVPVGLLVDRFDRARLLTMFCLVNLIGTISTALSTDLVMLFASRAMVGFSTAAVAITAPSLLADLFPRSQRGRGSMIYGVSQVGGMAAAFAAGGALVAILHAPDMWRSGALVMSCPLLGVLLLSLLLREQERMEIAEQRPTLAGSAVELWNFRSVFAPLFCGVVAIGVADGATLVWVVPTLSRSFGMGAGYANGVMGMALVIGGLLGPILGGFAADRCLNSGGAARAMTLLASLAALSGALGLFALAPGGLSASICLTAFLLVGSMINSVSLTLITVLLPNELRGFCVAVLSVVLILFSFGLAPSLVSITAAGIGGPADVGIALAMVCGTASVVSGAAFLFGREHLKRRPRRHGRMPERTMDRADRASVLHP; encoded by the coding sequence ATGACGGCGGCATTGCTCGCGCTCATAGTCGGTTCATCGTTCTTCTGCCGTATGGCCTTGAACTCCTTGCAGGAGTCCCTGCAGACGGGGATGGGCCTCAACGACAATCAGGTCGCGCTGGTGCAGGGGACGGCGATGGCGATCCCGGCCGTTCTCGGGGGCGTTCCCGTCGGACTGCTCGTCGACCGGTTCGATCGCGCCAGGCTCCTGACCATGTTTTGCCTGGTGAACCTCATCGGTACGATCTCCACGGCGCTGAGCACCGATCTCGTCATGCTCTTCGCCTCACGCGCCATGGTCGGCTTCTCGACCGCGGCGGTGGCCATCACGGCGCCGTCGCTTCTGGCCGACCTGTTCCCGCGTTCGCAGCGCGGGAGGGGGAGCATGATCTACGGCGTTTCCCAGGTCGGCGGGATGGCGGCGGCCTTTGCCGCGGGAGGGGCGCTCGTCGCGATCCTGCACGCGCCCGACATGTGGCGATCGGGCGCGCTGGTGATGAGCTGTCCTCTGCTTGGCGTGCTTTTGCTGTCCTTGCTGCTTCGTGAGCAGGAACGCATGGAGATCGCGGAGCAGCGGCCGACCCTTGCCGGATCCGCTGTCGAGCTCTGGAATTTCCGAAGCGTTTTCGCGCCGTTGTTCTGCGGCGTGGTCGCGATCGGCGTCGCCGATGGAGCCACGCTGGTATGGGTCGTCCCCACCTTGTCCCGCTCCTTCGGCATGGGGGCCGGCTACGCCAACGGCGTCATGGGTATGGCCCTTGTGATCGGGGGGCTGCTGGGCCCGATACTCGGCGGCTTCGCTGCGGACCGCTGCCTCAATTCGGGTGGGGCGGCACGCGCGATGACGCTGCTTGCCTCGCTGGCCGCCTTGAGCGGAGCCCTGGGGCTGTTCGCTCTCGCACCAGGCGGGCTGTCGGCAAGCATCTGCCTTACCGCATTCCTTCTGGTCGGCAGCATGATCAATTCCGTCTCGCTCACGCTGATCACCGTCCTCCTTCCCAACGAACTGCGTGGCTTCTGCGTGGCGGTTCTGTCCGTCGTGCTGATTTTGTTCAGCTTCGGCTTGGCGCCAAGCCTTGTCAGCATCACCGCCGCGGGCATCGGCGGCCCGGCCGACGTGGGCATCGCCCTCGCGATGGTCTGCGGGACGGCGAGCGTCGTTTCCGGAGCCGCGTTCCTGTTTGGACGCGAGCATCTGAAACGGCGTCCGCGGCGGCACGGGCGGATGCCGGAGCGAACGATGGACCGGGCCGATCGGGCCTCTGTTTTACATCCATAG
- a CDS encoding NAD-dependent aldehyde dehydrogenase-like protein yields MRVETYQEAIDVISASTFGNGAAIFTNDGALATQFTDDAQAGQIGINVPIPSPVYFHGFAGWRSSAFTESKLHGRDAIDFLTRTKTITARTFQAQIEDAM; encoded by the coding sequence GTGCGGGTCGAGACCTATCAAGAGGCCATCGACGTCATATCCGCCAGCACGTTCGGAAATGGGGCGGCGATCTTCACGAATGACGGGGCGCTGGCCACCCAGTTCACGGACGATGCACAAGCCGGCCAGATCGGCATCAACGTTCCCATTCCTTCCCCCGTCTATTTTCATGGCTTCGCAGGTTGGAGAAGCAGCGCTTTCACGGAAAGCAAGCTGCATGGTCGGGACGCGATAGATTTTCTGACGCGCACGAAAACCATCACCGCGCGCACCTTCCAGGCCCAAATCGAAGACGCCATGTAA